Proteins encoded in a region of the Anopheles aquasalis chromosome 2, idAnoAquaMG_Q_19, whole genome shotgun sequence genome:
- the LOC126574568 gene encoding myb-like protein Q produces MASNGGTLHGVPQSGVTEQQQQQQHICSQCGLYFESVSSLQVHHMHYHQHDSMNRWDTQQAVVSTTIATTAVATTTTAATITTNGAPIPSSTTPTSSDTENNNHQASSDSSSGLKPVVLSPQHTTIAAAADSSDNQPPTPQPLSGDHPGTPGSYGAANAPPGGASPYQAQLGAAPGSGGGEMHYPTYIHPGYDPGSYYASGTGLDYGGGVLGASSLQPADYKSGSSVVSSARYHPYGASSNSSGSASATNGTSDGSAPAVVTSNGGAGAPVAGLSPHVVSSSNGGVTAVGSGSTATVTTVASTTSAGGGSPPNGSQQQQQGSHIPPTPSPSPIQCEKCGLVCESDEALNQHESTVHSGSTGSTDGVPQQEQNRQQEQQEMQSAPGNCYGGGPPYGGGGNGPATPQFIKEEAPASDILDLDSQKMVYTPTADGGLLPPMNSLHPLQSMQRHHPMMWPHHDPHNFMGPPAPLPPHPSSHVVGGAEMKHSAAAAAAAAAAYYHHPIKSEYSATPSIKSDYHLGGGGQYLGAAGPGLVKNEYSLAPTLAPPVAIAPQPTNPQSMKQYADEMHDNQLATSPSDFPSTTTPQESGSQYRTFEPATSSLPGPGPGPTKGTAWKSNEARRPKTYNCTACNKWFTSSGHLKRHYNTTLHKNAVKSSGQPDPATLPISVHHHPGRDPNYANKGRRGTGGAGGNGAVAPGAGGPGSQIQQPIQQPVPPPDPPRSPEYGSAPGAGGQHGQYASMSGGSGFPSVIGTPPHGGHQVVVSSNQSPGFHHAPYANGTASSNSSNNSNSNSASSTSSSTVPPNGVAGPSVQVSQPRGLQIYSNSSSSTSSLEPMEPPVTHTITTILTQPTTYTGMAIIQGTTSGSGSVSVSGVTTDCTSTRTDTTGTLTPPTMGQQQQQPPPQQPLPPHTTISSMEPYHLTHHHHPHHHPTMQPMHTICSPLTISTSIPSFQTILPEAPSYHPTIGNSPHPQQQQQQQQQDGQQQQQQWISADGTLMESSSSTLGSLGFPRCSGGAEMYQGDTAPPFSPNVPDQYQRPSSQGHEHHHQHQQQQQQQQQHHQLTTTSTTTTTIDDHKYTDYQLQQQQQQQQYQLQRVATPQHAATAPSISPAPCSPSVTSTAGGGRPSTAPPSDSISPVEIFRCDECDKVFNKSCYLTQHNKTFHSGDKPYKCHRCGKRFGCNATYEEHLAKHGGEKPFKCELCPKQFNHKTDLRRHMCLHSGSKPYACERCGKGFIRKDHMLKHAETHRRASMVNGQRRATIGGTKLKGSGGGGDGGKAHDQRESVDGMGSTVAIGIIGMDE; encoded by the exons ATGGCCAGTAATGGGGGGACTCTGCACGGGGTTCCCCAAAGTGGTGttacggagcagcagcagcagcagcagcatatctgCTCCCAGTGTGGACTGTACTTTGAGAGTGTTTCATCGTTGCAAGTGCATCATATGCACTACCATCAGCATGACAGCATGAACCGGTGGGACACGCAGCAGGCGGTGGTTAGTACAACGATAGCAACGACCGCAGTGGCCACGACCACAACCGCGGCCACAATCACGACGAACGGTGCACCGATACCCTCGTCCACCACGCCGACCTCCTCCGATACGGAGAACAATAATCATCAAGCATCGTCGGACAGCAGCTCCGGACTGAAGCCGGTTGTCCTTTCGCCACAGCATACGACGATCGCAGCAGCCGCCGATTCGAGCGACAACCAACCGCCTACTCCGCAACCCCTGTCCGGCGATCATCCCGGAACACCGGGAAGTTACGGTGCAGCAAACGCCCCGCCTGGTGGTGCCTCGCCGTATCAGGCGCAACTTGGCGCAGCTCCCGGTAGTGGTGGAGGGGAGATGCACTATCCGACCTACATTCACCCGGGGTATGACCCCGGGAGTTACTACGCGTCCGGTACCGGACTCgattacggtggtggtgtgctagGAGCGTCATCGTTGCAACCAGCGGACTACAAGTCCGGCTCTTCCGTCGTATCGTCCGCACGGTACCATCCGTAcggagccagcagcaacagcagtggcagtgccaGCGCTACCAACGGTACTTCCGATGGATCCGCACCGGCCGTGGTGACcagcaacggtggtgctggtgcgcccGTTGCCGGACTTAGCCCTCACGTGGTAAGTTCTTCGAACGGTGGTGTGACAGCGGTAGGCAGTGGTTCAACGGCCACCGTAACAACGGTCGCCAGTACGACttcggctggtggtggttcgccaccaaacggcagccagcagcagcaacagggatCGCAcattccaccaacaccatcaccatcaccgatccAGTGCGAAAAGTGTGGTCTGGTGTGTGAATCGGACGAAGCGCTGAACCAACACGAGAGCACCGTCCACTCCGGTTCGACCGGATCGACTGATGGTGTCCCGCAGCAAGAGCAGAACCgtcagcaggaacagcaggagaTGCAGAGTGCGCCCGGTAACTGCTACGGTGGTGGACCACCGTACGGTGGAGGCGGAAATGGACCGGCGACACCCCAGTTCATCAAGGAAGAGGCGCCAGCTTCGGACATTCTCGATCTCGACTCACAGAAGATGGTCTACACACCGACGGCCGATGGTGggttgctgccaccgatgaACTCGCTGCATCCGTTGCAGTCGATGCAGCGGCACCATCCGATGATGTGGCCACACCATGATCCGCACAACTTTATGGGACCACCGGCCCCGTTGCCACCGCACCCGTCGTCGCATGTGGTCGGTGGTGCGGAGATGAAACATtcggcggctgcagcagcagcggccgctgccgcttaCTATCATCATCCGATCAAGTCGGAATACTCGGCCACACCGTCGATCAAGTCCGACTATCATCTGGGCGGTGGCGGTCAGTATCTTGGCGCGGCTGGTCCGGGGTTGGTGAAGAACGAGTACAGCCTTGCACCGACGCTAGCGCCACCGGTGGCGATCGCACCGCAACCGACGAACCCACAGTCGATGAAGCAGTACGCGGACGAGATGCACGACAATCAGTTGGCCACCAGCCCTTCGGATTTCCCCAGTACGACGACACCGCAGGAAAGTGGCTCACAGTATCGAACGTTCGAGCCGGCTACCTCGTCGttaccgggaccgggaccaggGCCAACGAAGGGTACGGCCTGGAAGTCGAATGAAGCGCGTCGACCGAAAACGTACAACTGTACGGCTTGCAACAAGTGGTTCACGAGTTCGGGCCATCTGAAGCGTCACTACAACACGACGCTGCACAAGAACGCGGTCAAATCGAGTGGACAACCGGATCCGGCCACGCTGCCGATCAgtgtgcatcatcatccgggccGTGATCCGAACTACGCCAACAAGGGACGCCGTGGTacgggtggtgccggtgggaATGGTGCGGTGGCACCGGGTGCAGGAGGACCAGGATCGCAGATCCAGCAACCGATACAAcaaccggtaccaccacccgATCCCCCCCGAAGTCCGGAGTATGGGTCGGCACCGGGTGCCGGCGGCCAGCACGGTCAGTATGCGAGTATGTCCGGTGGATCGGGGTTTCCGTCGGTGATCGGTACACCGCcgcacggtggccatcagGTCGTAGTGAGCTCGAACCAGTCACCGGGGTTTCACCACGCGCCGTACGCGAACGGtacggccagcagcaacagcagcaacaacagcaacagcaacagcgccagcTCAACTTCTTCTTCAACGGTTCCCCCAAACGGGGTAGCAGGTCCCTCCGTCCAAGTCTCCCAACCGAGGGGCCTGCAGATCTactcgaacagcagcagcagca CCTCGTCCCTGGAGCCAATGGAACCACCGGTCACCCATACCATTACCACCATCCTCACGCAGCCCACCACCTACACGGGCATGGCCATCATCCAGGGCACCACGTCGGGGTCggggtcggtgtcggtgtcggggGTCACCACGGATTGCACCAGCACCCGCACGGACACCACGGGCACCCTCACGCCCCCCACCatggggcagcagcagcagcagccgccgccgcagcagccgctgccgccgcacaccaccatcagttcAATGGAGCCCTACCACctcacgcaccaccaccacccccaccaccaccccaccatgCAGCCAATGCACACCATCTGCAGTCCTTTAActatcagcaccagcattccATCCTTCCAAACCATCCTGCCGGAGGCACCGAGCTATCACCCTACTATTGGTAACTCGCCGCACCCG cagcagcagcagcagcagcagcagcaggatggtcagcagcaacagcagcaatggatCAGCGCTGATGGAACACTGATGGAGTCGTCGTCGAGCACGTTGGGATCGCTGGGGTTTCCACGGTGTTCGGGGGGCGCCGAGATGTATCAGGGCGATACGGCGCCCCCCTTTTCACCGAACGTACCGGACCAGTACCAGCGACCTAGTAGCCAGGGCCacgaacaccaccatcagcatcagcagcagcagcagcagcagcagcagcaccatcagctaACCAccacatcgacgacgacgacgacgatcgatgatcacAAGTATACCGActatcagctgcagcagcagcaacagcaacagcagtaccagTTGCAACGTGTGGCCACTCCACAGCATGCGGCCACAGCACCTTCGATCTCACCGGCTCCCTGCTCCCCGAGCGTTACATCGACGGCTGGCGGAGGTCGTCCATCGACGGCCCCTCCATCGGATTCCATCTCACCCGTCGAGATCTTCCGGTGCGATGAGTGCGATAAGGTGTTCAACAAGTCCTGCTACCTGACCCAGCACAACAAAACGTTCCACTCGGGCGACAAACCGTACAAGTGTCACCGGTGTGGAAAGCGGTTCGGTTGCAACGCTACGTACGAGGAGCATCTGGCGAAGCACGGTGGCGAGAAACCGTTCAAGTGTGAGCTGTGCCCGAAGCAGTTCAACCACAAGACCGATCTGCGGCGCCACATGTGCCTGCACAGTGGCTCCAAACCGTACGCTTGCGAGCGGTGCGGTAAAGGATTCATCCGCAAGGATCACATGCTGAAGCACGCCGAAACGCATCGCCGGGCGTCGATGGTGAATGGGCAGCGGCGCGCTACGATCGGTGGGACGAAGCTCAagggcagtggcggtggcggtgacggtgggaAGGCGCACGATCAACGGGAATCCGTGGACGGAATGGGATCGACGGTGGCGATCGGGATCATCGGGATGGACGAATGA